TTTTTTAACTTTGCGGCTCATTTAAAAAAGGATGATGCTATGATTATTGTTCCGATCAAGGAAGGTGATAATATTGAAAGAGCGCTGAAGAAGTTCAAGCGGAAATTTGAAAAAACCGGAATCATTAAAGAATTGCGTGAACGTCAGGCTTATAAGAAACCTTCGGTTCGCCGGCGCGAAGTTATCACCAGAGCGGCTTATCTGCAGAGATTGCAGCAGGAGCAGGATTAAGGGGTTGCTTTATTCGGCGAAAGCCTGAAAATTCTTTTGCCCGGGTATTGTACTCTACCCCATTATCTATGCACCAGACGGATGTTTTTCTTACGTATCTGATATCTGAAAGGAGAGTTTCTCCTCATACCGTCCTGTCTTATAAAACCGATCTTGAACAATACAAGGATTTCTGCAAGGCCATCAATTCTCCTGTGGAGATTTCCGATGACCCTGTGATCATTCGCTCATGGATTGCTTCTTTACTGGAAAATGGCCTTTCAGCCAGAAGTGTAAACCGGAAAATGACATCCCTTCACTCGTATTTTCGTTTTGAAATGCGTGAAGGCCGGCTTTCTTCCGATCCGATGCTGATGATAAAACGTCCCAGAACCCGTTCCGAAGTGCCTGAATTCATCGATGAAGATCAGATGCGGCAGCTTCTGTCGGAGGTCGATTTTGGCGAAGGTTTCAAAGGATTACGTGACCGCCTCATTCTGGAAATGCTATACCAGACCGGCATGCGGTTGAGCGAGCTGATTTCGCTTCGCGATACGGACATACGGTTCGAAG
This DNA window, taken from Bacteroidales bacterium, encodes the following:
- a CDS encoding 30S ribosomal protein S21: MIIVPIKEGDNIERALKKFKRKFEKTGIIKELRERQAYKKPSVRRREVITRAAYLQRLQQEQD
- a CDS encoding tyrosine-type recombinase/integrase, yielding MHQTDVFLTYLISERRVSPHTVLSYKTDLEQYKDFCKAINSPVEISDDPVIIRSWIASLLENGLSARSVNRKMTSLHSYFRFEMREGRLSSDPMLMIKRPRTRSEVPEFIDEDQMRQLLSEVDFGEGFKGLRDRLILEMLYQTGMRLSELISLRDTDIRFEEMEIRVTGKRNKQRIIPFSFLLKKICMEYLAVRNREVGTTDTFLVRENGKSLYPKLVYRTVNYYLGQVTTIARKSPHIIRHSFATHMLNRGADLNAIRELLGHANLSATQIYTHNSFEKLKKVYKQAHPRA